A genomic segment from Candidatus Hinthialibacter antarcticus encodes:
- a CDS encoding DUF1080 domain-containing protein translates to MYARFNVTLSLIAFICAFAVSSQSQTWQPLFDGATLNGWTAAENPASFRVEDGAIVCNGPRAHLFYTGDVENADFTNFELRLEWKTETGANSGVFFHTAFQDKGWPAQGYEAQVNNTHRGSGEYIERKKTGSLYSVRNQYLQIANDYEWNTMRIVVRGKRIQMFVNDEKTVDYTEPAQPGRSENREARLLSHGTFALQCHDPESKAYFRRIVVKPLAKPIGGSPTAPLDEIDMQIVQLHNANFPVVDYHVHLKGGLTLQEALENSFRVGINYGIAVNCGLGFPVQDDAGALAFLSQFKHQPAFTAIQAEGREWTTLVSPETVAQFDYVFSDALTWTDHKGRRMRLWMPDEVFVDDEQQFMDMYVDRIVEIISSEPIDIFVNPTFLPEVIAAKYDALWTPARMQRVIDAAVKHGVAIEINARFKIPSAAFIKQAKQSGCTFSFGTNNGDAELGRMEYCLKIVNECKLVAEDMFEPKPDGQKPIQVKGFKK, encoded by the coding sequence ATGTACGCCCGATTCAACGTCACTCTCAGCCTTATCGCTTTTATCTGCGCCTTCGCTGTCTCCAGCCAGTCGCAAACCTGGCAACCGCTGTTTGACGGCGCAACCCTCAACGGTTGGACCGCCGCCGAGAACCCGGCGTCATTTCGGGTAGAAGACGGCGCCATCGTCTGCAACGGCCCCCGCGCCCACTTGTTCTATACCGGCGACGTCGAAAACGCCGACTTTACCAATTTTGAACTGCGCCTCGAATGGAAAACCGAAACCGGCGCGAATTCCGGCGTATTTTTTCACACCGCGTTTCAAGACAAAGGCTGGCCCGCACAAGGCTACGAGGCGCAGGTCAACAACACTCATCGCGGCTCAGGCGAATATATTGAGCGAAAAAAAACCGGCAGTCTCTATTCGGTGCGCAACCAATACCTGCAAATCGCCAACGACTATGAGTGGAACACCATGCGCATTGTGGTGAGAGGCAAGCGCATCCAGATGTTTGTTAATGATGAAAAAACCGTCGATTACACCGAACCCGCCCAACCCGGGCGCAGCGAAAATCGTGAAGCCCGCCTACTCAGCCACGGGACCTTCGCGCTGCAATGTCACGATCCCGAAAGCAAAGCCTACTTCCGCCGTATCGTCGTCAAGCCGTTGGCGAAACCCATCGGCGGCTCGCCAACCGCCCCGTTAGACGAAATCGACATGCAAATCGTCCAGTTGCATAACGCGAACTTCCCTGTGGTTGACTATCACGTCCACCTCAAAGGCGGTTTGACCTTGCAGGAAGCGCTCGAAAATTCGTTCCGGGTTGGGATCAATTACGGCATCGCGGTCAATTGCGGGCTTGGCTTCCCCGTGCAGGATGACGCAGGCGCGTTGGCGTTTTTATCCCAGTTCAAACACCAGCCCGCTTTCACCGCCATCCAAGCCGAAGGCCGCGAATGGACGACGCTGGTCTCGCCCGAAACCGTCGCGCAATTTGACTACGTGTTTTCAGACGCACTCACCTGGACCGACCACAAAGGCCGCCGCATGCGCCTATGGATGCCCGACGAAGTCTTCGTCGATGACGAACAGCAATTCATGGACATGTACGTCGACCGCATCGTCGAGATCATCTCATCGGAACCGATTGACATCTTCGTTAACCCCACCTTCCTGCCCGAAGTAATCGCCGCCAAGTACGACGCGCTCTGGACGCCCGCGCGTATGCAACGCGTGATTGACGCAGCGGTGAAACACGGCGTCGCCATCGAAATCAACGCCCGTTTCAAAATCCCCAGCGCGGCCTTTATCAAACAAGCCAAACAATCGGGCTGTACATTTTCGTTTGGAACCAACAACGGCGACGCGGAATTAGGCCGCATGGAATATTGCTTGAAAATAGTTAACGAATGCAAACTGGTTGCAGAAGATATGTTTGAACCGAAACCCGACGGTCAAAAGCCGATTCAAGTCAAAGGCTTCAAAAAATAG
- the nuoF gene encoding NADH-quinone oxidoreductase subunit NuoF translates to MAQETRVLLEHLGTPDLLTVNGYRGTGGYKSLEKALKELSPEQVTEEVKTSGLQGRGGAAFPTGMKWSFIPKNSNKPVYLACNADESEPGTCKDRVIIDENPHVLLEGILIACYAIGSHKAYIYIRGEFHRGAQILSMAIEDARREGLIGENIFGSGFDCDIEVYRGAGAYICGEETGLLTSLEGQKGYPRNKPPFPAISGLYDSPTIINNVETLAAVPVIVEKGGEWFKSMGTAKSTGTKLLCISGHVNKPGVYEVVLGEMTLREFIMDFGGGIPGGKKIKGVIPGGSSMPVMRDEELDVKLTFEDIHQAGSSLGSGAIIVMDETVDMVEMALLLAKFYEHESCGQCTPCREGTRWFVQILDAMMKGEGHPDDLDLLHDIFRSEFTSICPLWVAAVWPVRAFIKQFREEFEEKIRKGKFGEKPDASVALAG, encoded by the coding sequence ATGGCTCAAGAAACCCGTGTCCTTCTCGAACATTTAGGAACGCCCGATCTGCTGACGGTCAACGGCTATCGCGGTACGGGTGGGTATAAATCGCTCGAAAAAGCGCTGAAAGAGCTGTCCCCCGAGCAAGTGACCGAAGAAGTCAAAACCTCCGGCCTGCAAGGGCGGGGCGGGGCGGCGTTCCCCACGGGCATGAAATGGTCGTTTATCCCTAAAAATTCCAACAAGCCCGTTTATCTCGCTTGCAACGCGGACGAGAGCGAACCGGGCACCTGCAAAGACCGCGTTATTATTGACGAAAATCCGCATGTTCTGCTTGAGGGCATCCTGATCGCCTGTTACGCGATTGGTTCCCACAAAGCCTATATTTATATACGCGGCGAGTTTCATCGCGGCGCACAGATTCTCTCGATGGCGATTGAAGACGCCCGCCGCGAGGGGCTGATCGGCGAGAACATCTTCGGAAGCGGCTTTGATTGCGATATCGAAGTCTATCGCGGCGCCGGGGCTTATATTTGCGGTGAAGAAACCGGGCTTTTGACCTCGCTCGAAGGCCAAAAGGGTTACCCGCGCAACAAGCCGCCGTTCCCGGCCATCTCAGGGCTTTATGATTCCCCAACCATTATTAATAACGTCGAAACCCTCGCAGCGGTCCCCGTCATCGTGGAAAAAGGCGGCGAGTGGTTTAAGTCGATGGGTACCGCGAAAAGCACAGGCACCAAATTGCTGTGCATCAGCGGTCACGTCAACAAACCCGGCGTCTATGAAGTGGTGTTGGGCGAGATGACGCTGCGTGAGTTTATTATGGACTTTGGCGGCGGCATCCCCGGCGGTAAGAAGATCAAAGGCGTGATTCCCGGCGGGTCGTCGATGCCGGTGATGCGCGATGAAGAACTCGACGTCAAACTCACGTTTGAAGATATTCACCAAGCGGGTTCGTCGCTGGGTTCCGGCGCCATTATCGTCATGGACGAGACCGTCGATATGGTTGAGATGGCGCTGTTGTTAGCGAAATTTTATGAGCACGAGTCGTGCGGGCAATGTACGCCCTGCCGCGAAGGCACCCGCTGGTTTGTGCAGATTTTAGACGCGATGATGAAGGGCGAAGGCCATCCTGACGATCTCGACCTGTTGCATGATATTTTCCGGTCGGAATTCACTTCGATCTGCCCGTTATGGGTGGCGGCGGTGTGGCCGGTACGCGCGTTTATTAAGCAGTTCCGTGAAGAATTTGAAGAGAAAATCCGCAAGGGCAAGTTTGGCGAAAAGCCCGACGCTTCCGTCGCATTGGCGGGCTAA
- a CDS encoding NAD(P)H-dependent oxidoreductase subunit E has protein sequence MTSMREQCPEKVDDILRRFPQRKTASIPLLYLAWDVYGYVSEDAMVEISEILNTSPAWVEGVASFYTMFPLKPQGKYHIEVCTNISCHLVGAQNVLKQCESQLGIHSGELTEDGKFSLQTVECLASCSWAPCLHVNGKEYQSVSPERVTEIINSLE, from the coding sequence ATGACGAGCATGCGCGAGCAATGCCCCGAAAAAGTTGACGACATTCTCAGGCGGTTTCCCCAACGGAAAACCGCTTCGATTCCGCTGCTCTATCTGGCGTGGGACGTATATGGATACGTTTCAGAAGACGCCATGGTCGAGATATCGGAAATATTGAACACCTCGCCCGCATGGGTGGAGGGCGTCGCCAGTTTCTACACCATGTTTCCGCTCAAGCCGCAAGGGAAGTACCACATCGAAGTCTGCACGAACATCTCCTGTCATCTGGTCGGCGCTCAAAACGTCCTCAAGCAATGTGAAAGCCAGTTGGGCATTCACAGCGGCGAACTCACCGAAGACGGTAAGTTTTCGCTGCAAACCGTTGAATGCCTGGCGTCCTGTTCGTGGGCGCCGTGCCTGCATGTCAACGGCAAGGAATACCAGAGCGTTTCACCCGAGCGAGTGACTGAGATCATTAATTCGCTTGAATAG
- the ppk1 gene encoding polyphosphate kinase 1: MKTSRKPSKFFNREISWVDFNERVLHEALDSRTPTLERLKFIAIFSSNLDEFFMKRIGGLKRQLSAGITKRSPDGLTPHDQLDILRERTIDQVCRQRECLLNDILPSLEKHGVKILRFDQLTSQQKRKVNHEYKKSIFPILIPLGVGPGQPFPFISNMSLSIAVRLRPPGSQEVGFARVKIPTNRPRWLPTGVPNVFVPIEEVIAANLAGLFPGVKIIEQCSFRVTRSVDIDRKEDEADDLLELIEEELMHREFAQAVRLELDRSCSPAMQRILTEHMKLQPDDVYVVDGPLSLRDLMALGKLDYPELKDPAWKGPTHPAILRNDLSDEPRSFFSLIRERDIMVHHPYESFNTSVLRFLEEASNDKRVLAIKQTLYRTADDSPIIKALKRAAANGKQVAVLIEIKARFDEAANIQWVRTLEDAGVHVTYGFVGLKTHTKTLLVVREEADCMRRYVHIGTGNYHPGTANLYTDYSLLSCRDELGEDISDLFNTLTGYSRQTEYRKLLIAPANMRKKFERMIQREMNHAKKGKPARIIAKMNSLEDIQMIEWMYKASKAGVKIDLLVRGICCLKPGVEGLSENIRVISVIGRFLEHSRVFYFQNGGKEEVYIGSADWMRRNLDFRYEAIAPIEDAELKKELLDTLELFWKDNRKCWDLHPDGTYTQRTPGNEKELCTHTILMERVLANSKLS; this comes from the coding sequence ATGAAAACCAGTCGTAAACCGTCAAAATTTTTCAACCGCGAGATCAGTTGGGTCGATTTCAACGAACGCGTTCTGCACGAAGCGCTCGACAGCCGAACCCCCACGCTGGAACGCTTGAAATTTATCGCAATTTTTTCTTCCAACCTCGATGAATTCTTCATGAAGCGCATCGGTGGATTAAAACGTCAGCTCTCCGCCGGCATCACCAAGCGCTCGCCTGACGGCCTCACGCCCCATGACCAACTCGACATTTTACGCGAACGCACCATCGACCAGGTCTGCCGTCAACGTGAATGCCTTTTGAATGATATTTTGCCGTCGCTTGAAAAACATGGCGTCAAGATTCTGCGTTTTGACCAGCTCACAAGCCAACAAAAGCGCAAAGTCAATCACGAATATAAAAAATCCATCTTCCCCATCCTGATTCCATTGGGCGTCGGGCCGGGGCAGCCGTTTCCATTCATCAGCAACATGAGCTTATCCATCGCGGTGCGGCTGCGGCCTCCAGGAAGCCAGGAAGTCGGTTTCGCCCGCGTAAAAATCCCCACCAACCGTCCGCGTTGGCTGCCGACAGGCGTCCCCAATGTGTTCGTGCCGATTGAAGAAGTGATCGCGGCCAATTTGGCGGGCCTGTTCCCCGGCGTCAAAATCATTGAGCAGTGCTCGTTTCGCGTCACCCGCAGCGTCGACATCGACCGCAAAGAAGACGAGGCCGATGACCTTCTTGAGTTGATCGAAGAAGAATTGATGCACCGGGAGTTCGCCCAGGCGGTGCGGCTTGAGCTCGACCGCTCCTGCTCGCCCGCGATGCAGCGCATTCTCACGGAGCACATGAAATTACAACCCGACGACGTCTACGTCGTTGACGGGCCGCTCAGCCTGCGCGACCTGATGGCGTTGGGAAAACTCGATTACCCGGAACTGAAAGACCCCGCGTGGAAAGGGCCGACCCACCCCGCGATTTTACGCAATGACCTCAGCGACGAACCGCGTTCTTTTTTCTCGCTGATTCGTGAACGCGACATCATGGTCCATCACCCCTATGAGTCGTTCAACACCAGCGTATTGCGCTTTTTAGAAGAAGCCAGCAACGATAAGCGCGTGTTGGCCATTAAGCAGACCCTCTACCGCACCGCTGACGACTCGCCCATCATCAAGGCGCTCAAACGCGCCGCCGCCAATGGAAAACAGGTAGCGGTGTTAATCGAAATCAAGGCGCGTTTTGATGAAGCGGCCAACATCCAGTGGGTGCGCACCCTCGAAGACGCCGGCGTACACGTCACCTATGGCTTCGTCGGGCTGAAAACGCACACCAAGACGCTATTGGTCGTGCGCGAAGAAGCCGATTGCATGAGGCGCTACGTCCACATCGGCACCGGAAACTACCACCCCGGCACCGCCAACCTCTACACCGACTACAGCCTGCTCAGCTGCCGCGATGAACTCGGCGAAGATATTTCCGACCTGTTCAACACTCTCACCGGATATTCAAGGCAAACCGAATACCGCAAATTATTGATCGCGCCGGCCAACATGCGCAAAAAATTCGAGCGCATGATCCAGCGTGAAATGAACCACGCAAAAAAAGGCAAACCCGCCCGCATCATCGCCAAGATGAATTCACTCGAAGACATCCAAATGATCGAGTGGATGTACAAAGCCTCCAAAGCAGGCGTTAAAATCGACCTGCTGGTGCGCGGCATCTGCTGTCTCAAGCCCGGCGTCGAAGGCCTCAGCGAAAACATTCGCGTCATCAGCGTTATCGGGCGTTTTCTTGAGCATTCGCGGGTTTTCTATTTCCAAAACGGCGGTAAAGAAGAAGTCTACATTGGCTCAGCAGACTGGATGCGCCGCAACCTCGACTTCCGCTATGAAGCGATTGCGCCGATCGAAGACGCCGAACTCAAAAAGGAATTGCTGGACACTCTCGAGCTGTTTTGGAAAGACAACCGCAAATGCTGGGACCTGCATCCCGACGGGACCTACACCCAGCGCACTCCCGGCAACGAGAAAGAACTCTGCACTCACACCATCTTAATGGAACGCGTACTCGCAAACAGCAAATTATCCTAA
- a CDS encoding nucleoside hydrolase — MFNKISILLLISCFALLLPAQAQRIPVILDTDIGDDIDDTWALGMILASPELDLKLVVTDFGDTTGKAKIAAKFLESVGRGDIPIGVGVKTSDKAGRQIAWAEDYDLAAYPGGVIQDGIGAIIDTVASTTDTVTMIVIGPCPNIPKLLQRAPAIVNHVRVVAMSGSIDRGYEGSYAPDAEYNVRADIAAAQALYRAGWDLTITPLDTCGAVRLRGIGYQDMLRMANSTPRNQLVNTIQEAYQAWAKAGNARLDTQVASSVLYDTVAVYLAFDQSKCEIEDLKLKVDHRGYTVRDPNGKTIHTAMRWAVPLNEPDEGFHQMLFDRYMSNIFIPPDEEYDPFAVLKEEIKRK; from the coding sequence ATGTTCAATAAAATCTCGATCTTGCTTCTGATTTCATGTTTCGCCTTGCTGCTGCCCGCCCAGGCGCAGCGCATCCCCGTCATTTTAGACACTGACATCGGCGACGATATTGACGACACCTGGGCGCTGGGGATGATTCTCGCCAGCCCTGAACTCGACCTCAAACTGGTGGTCACCGATTTCGGCGATACCACCGGAAAAGCCAAGATCGCCGCGAAGTTTTTAGAATCCGTCGGTCGCGGCGACATCCCCATCGGCGTCGGCGTCAAAACCAGCGACAAGGCAGGCCGCCAAATCGCCTGGGCAGAAGACTATGACCTCGCGGCCTACCCCGGCGGCGTCATTCAAGATGGAATCGGCGCCATCATTGACACAGTGGCTTCAACAACAGACACGGTCACGATGATCGTCATCGGCCCCTGTCCAAACATTCCAAAGTTGCTGCAACGCGCCCCCGCCATCGTCAATCATGTACGGGTGGTCGCCATGAGCGGCAGCATCGACCGGGGCTACGAAGGCTCTTACGCCCCCGACGCGGAATATAACGTACGCGCCGACATCGCCGCCGCCCAGGCGCTTTACCGCGCCGGGTGGGACCTCACCATCACACCGCTCGATACCTGCGGCGCCGTGCGGCTGCGCGGGATCGGCTATCAAGACATGCTGCGCATGGCCAATTCGACGCCGAGAAACCAATTGGTCAATACCATCCAAGAGGCCTATCAAGCCTGGGCCAAAGCGGGCAACGCCCGGCTCGATACACAGGTCGCCTCGAGCGTTTTGTATGATACCGTGGCGGTCTACCTCGCCTTTGACCAGTCAAAATGCGAGATCGAAGACCTCAAACTCAAAGTCGACCATCGGGGCTACACCGTGCGCGACCCCAACGGAAAGACCATCCACACCGCGATGCGTTGGGCGGTCCCGCTCAACGAGCCTGACGAAGGGTTCCATCAAATGTTGTTTGACCGCTACATGTCCAACATCTTCATTCCGCCCGACGAAGAATACGATCCCTTCGCCGTGTTGAAAGAAGAAATCAAGAGAAAATAG
- a CDS encoding MBL fold metallo-hydrolase: protein MVYPHWRIIQIGSLSRNPYWGEDSAKRKPLCTITLLETADNIILIDPGFESPECTRTLLNRRSGLLPEQIDAVLLTHFHPTHYQELRAFPNATWLMPRLEIRAALNAPHPAPFVEQIEPFEDHSLPGVELLPAPGHTHGSSAYLFETRDGAVAVAGDAILTFDHFENRDPGDGCEGRPEARNSIDQIAKVADVIVPGHDNYFIL, encoded by the coding sequence ATGGTCTATCCACACTGGAGAATTATACAAATCGGCTCACTCAGCCGCAACCCATACTGGGGCGAAGATTCGGCCAAGCGAAAGCCGCTATGCACAATTACCCTGCTCGAAACCGCTGACAATATCATCTTGATTGACCCGGGGTTCGAGTCGCCAGAATGTACGCGCACTCTATTGAACCGCCGCAGCGGATTGCTGCCGGAGCAAATCGACGCCGTCTTGCTGACGCACTTTCACCCGACCCATTATCAAGAGTTACGGGCGTTCCCCAACGCGACCTGGCTGATGCCGCGACTCGAAATCCGCGCCGCGCTCAACGCGCCCCATCCGGCGCCGTTTGTAGAGCAAATTGAACCCTTTGAAGACCATTCGCTGCCAGGCGTCGAGTTGTTGCCTGCGCCGGGGCATACCCACGGTTCGAGCGCCTATTTGTTTGAAACCCGCGACGGCGCTGTTGCGGTAGCGGGCGACGCCATCCTCACCTTCGACCACTTCGAAAACCGCGACCCGGGCGACGGCTGCGAAGGCCGCCCCGAGGCGCGCAACTCCATCGACCAGATCGCCAAGGTAGCAGACGTCATCGTTCCAGGGCACGATAATTATTTCATCTTATGA
- a CDS encoding restriction endonuclease — MNIPDYQTCLLPVLQACSEQQEHSIKEIHDQVASHFNLSNEELSEMLPSGNQSVFNNRIGWARTYLKKAGLLISPSRGIFKITDRGIKVLNEKPTKIDAKFLMQFPEFAKFQKPKPDNGTPPPPPIDQTPQEIIENEYQNLKKELASEVLEKLKEIDPYRFEKIVVELLVKMGYGGTIKDAGKVLKKSGDDGIDGIIKEDRLGLDAIYVQAKRWGHTNVVTQPEIQKFAGALDMKHASKGIFITTSSFSSGASACVEKFKSKIVLIDGEELAEYMIDFNLGVSVESTFEIKKVDTDYFTEE; from the coding sequence ATGAACATTCCTGATTATCAGACTTGTTTATTACCAGTATTGCAAGCATGTTCAGAGCAGCAAGAACACTCTATCAAAGAAATCCACGATCAAGTTGCAAGTCACTTCAACCTCTCTAATGAAGAATTAAGTGAAATGTTGCCTAGCGGAAACCAATCTGTATTCAACAATCGCATTGGATGGGCTAGGACATATCTGAAAAAAGCTGGCTTACTTATTTCACCCTCTCGTGGAATTTTCAAAATCACAGACAGAGGCATCAAAGTTTTAAATGAAAAGCCGACCAAAATTGACGCGAAATTCTTAATGCAATTCCCTGAATTCGCTAAATTCCAAAAGCCAAAGCCCGATAATGGAACACCGCCCCCACCGCCTATTGATCAAACTCCTCAAGAAATTATTGAAAATGAATATCAAAATTTAAAAAAAGAACTCGCAAGCGAAGTTCTAGAAAAACTAAAAGAGATTGATCCATATCGCTTTGAGAAAATCGTCGTTGAATTACTGGTTAAAATGGGATACGGCGGGACGATTAAAGATGCGGGGAAAGTATTAAAAAAATCAGGCGACGATGGCATTGACGGGATCATAAAAGAAGACCGGCTTGGTTTAGACGCGATTTATGTTCAAGCCAAACGCTGGGGACATACCAATGTCGTCACTCAACCAGAGATCCAAAAATTTGCGGGCGCATTAGATATGAAACACGCAAGCAAAGGCATTTTCATTACGACATCCTCCTTTTCATCGGGCGCTTCCGCTTGCGTGGAGAAGTTCAAAAGCAAGATCGTATTAATTGACGGCGAAGAATTGGCTGAATACATGATTGACTTTAACTTAGGCGTTTCGGTAGAATCGACATTCGAAATCAAAAAAGTCGATACGGATTATTTTACGGAAGAGTAA